A portion of the Babylonia areolata isolate BAREFJ2019XMU chromosome 4, ASM4173473v1, whole genome shotgun sequence genome contains these proteins:
- the LOC143281223 gene encoding 2-hydroxyacylsphingosine 1-beta-galactosyltransferase-like, protein MRPTFLLPVLCLCSVGREAESKRVLVIPMPFTSHTKYHTNVARALSALGHEVWVTMPDYLLAMKVLDTCNVTVVEYRTDGHLEDRFMEGFRDNYFRGKSDDWLHFSDVMKAHTDSLLTNESFFREVKALLPEFVIIDNIPNLRVMSVIPYRLGIPFAFLGTAYDPIAQRVPFSLADSPVQEFPFTDSMTFTQKLQNAAVHIVRAVYDFTAYHDAVSRYAPDMPYMPLDMLVARADLWLVETDHVLDYPRPSLPNVKLIGGTATGPAKPLPPPFSSFMDTATQGVVIVSFGSYVLHLPEHVNEKVFRVLMELPFKAVFRSNLTSPDPEKILTAAWIPQNDLLGHRNTKVFVSHSGKNGQYEALFHAVPVVATPIFADQAYNAERARTKGFGEVVDIRNVSAEELKETILKVASNKSYKESISKASEIFKIEFGVPMERAAFWLDHVMKYGGGHMRSAGQCVPFYQFIGLDILLCYMCFFLSVFAFVLGCSYKCLKCVFCKRKEKTE, encoded by the coding sequence ATGCGTCCGACATTCCTGCTGCCCGTGCTGTGTCTGTGCagtgtggggcgggaggcggagaGCAAGAGAGTGCTGGTCATCCCCATGCCCTTCACCAGCCACACCAAGTACCACACCAACGTTGCACGTGCCCTGTCCGCACTGGGTCACGAGGTGTGGGTGACGATGCCGGACTACCTGCTGGCCATGAAAGTTCTGGACACGTGCAACGTGACGGTGGTGGAGTACCGGACTGACGGCCACCTGGAGGACCGGTTCATGGAGGGTTTCAGAGACAACTATTTCCGAGGGAAGAGCGACGACTGGCTCCACTTCAGCGACGTCATGAAGGCCCACACCGACAGCTTGCTGACCAACGAAAGCTTCTTCCGCGAGGTCAAGGCTCTGCTGCCGGAGTTTGTCATCATCGACAACATTCCCAACCTGAGAGTGATGTCCGTCATCCCCTACCGACTGGGAATTCCTTTCGCTTTCCTGGGCACCGCCTATGACCCCATAGCCCAGAGGGTTCCCTTCTCGTTGGCGGATAGTCCTGTTCAAGAGTTCCCTTTCACCGATAGCATGACGTTTACCCAGAAACTGCAGAACGCAGCCGTTCATATCGTGCGTGCTGTGTATGATTTCACCGCCTACCACGACGCGGTGTCTCGCTACGCTCCCGACATGCCGTACATGCCCCTGGACATGCTGGTGGCTCGAGCTGACCTCTGGCTGGTGGAGACGGACCACGTGCTGGACTACCCACGGCCCTCCCTGCCCAACGTGAAGCTGATCGGGGGCACGGCCACAGGACCCGCCaagcctctccctcctcccttcagcTCCTTCATGGACACAGCCACGCAGGGCGTGGTGATCGTCTCTTTCGGCAGCTACGTCCTGCACCTTCCCGAGCATGTCAATGAGAAGGTCTTCAGGGTCCTGATGGAGCTGCCTTTCAAAGCTGTGTTCAGGTCCAACCTGACGTCCCCAGACCCGGAGAAGATTCTCACGGCAGCCTGGATCCCGCAGAACGACCTGCTGGGTCACAGAAACACCAAGGTGTTCGTCAGCCACAGCGGCAAGAACGGACAGTACGAGGCTCTCTTCCACGCTGTACCTGTCGTGGCCACGCCCATCTTTGCTGACCAAGCCTACAATGCAGAGCGCGCCAGGACCAAAGGGTTTGGAGAGGTTGTGGACATCAGAAATGTCAGTGCCGAAGAATTAAAAGAAACCATTCTCAAAGTGGCTTCCAACAAGAGTTACAAAGAATCCATCAGCAAAGCTTCTGAAATATTCAAGATAGAGTTTGGTGTCCCCATGGAAAGAGCCGCTTTCTGGTTAGACCACGTGATGAAATATGGCGGAGGCCACATGCGATCTGCAGGACAATGCGTGCCCTTTTATCAGTTCATAGGACTCGATATACTGCTTTGTTACATGTGCTTCTTCCTATCCGTTTTCGCTTTTGTATTGGGATGTTCATACAAGTGTCTCAAATGTGTGTTTTGCAAACGGAAAGAAAAAACTGAATAG